The sequence below is a genomic window from Wyeomyia smithii strain HCP4-BCI-WySm-NY-G18 chromosome 1, ASM2978416v1, whole genome shotgun sequence.
gtcatcatcatcagtgTTGCAGTTTGAATTGTGTATAGCATATGTGTCGTTCTACCGTGCCTACTATTCTTCATGAAACATCGATAACGATCATTGcatccaaattaatttttactcGCATTGATATAATTATCGTTCGAATTGTTTGCATTATTTCACGAAAGGCGGAAGCGTGTATATATTTGCATccaaactcaaaattttgctgcGTGACCGGGATTCTAAGGCTACTAGCCACGTGAACTTGAAGAGCAACCAAATAATCCAGGCCCAATTGAATTATACAGTAGCTTTCCCCCATGAATCGTTTTCTTCAGAAGCCTTATAGAATCCTTATCGAACGCGTGTACCCAAAACAATCGAGAGAAGTGTGCTCTAGCGCTagttcatcgtcatcatcatcgtgGTCAAAATATCAATTAAAACAACTACataagaaaaatagaaaaagcaaTAAATCCTCTGTGTTGAACCACCCCATTCACTGTTTTATCGATATTGATTTCAGGGAGAGTGAATATGTGTATCTAAgcgaaaaaaagaaacaatttcTTCAAAATGTGAAACAAATGACATATTCGTTAACTACTCGTCATAATATTCTATTCTCTTCTGTTCGCGTTTCCTTTTcaagcaatttaaaatgttgccgAACATGTTTGCGTTTTGTGTTTTTTATCGTGTTATTTAAAAATCATTTGCGTCTTTATAATTTAGCTTGGGTTTCAGAGTAGTATATAAGTAATAATCGTTCACCTGTTTTATTTCAATGTCACTCGTTTACTCGTTGATTATTGCTAACCCGGCCGAAGTTAGCATGAATGTAGCCAACGTTGTTGACAATcgccaatatttttttctgttgttattGAGTAGCGAAAATTCTAAACAAAAGATACACACATGAACACCCATTTAAGATGAATTATTGTGTAAGTTATTTTGTCGGTATCCTCTTTGTTTTGCGGTCTAGTAATGTGATAGCTTATTTAGTAGTATTTAGGTATGCATTCAGCCTATACTGCAATTTCTCGTTTATATTTTTGCTTAAGCTGTGAGCGCATGACAGATATAAGAAACTTATAAACAAATTTGAATGAAGAGGAAGCATaactaaaatttgtaaaaagcaGATATCCATCTAATGTCCATTAGTTTCCGGTCAGAAGTAAGTTTAATACTCGTGAAAAATAGGTAATTGTTTATCATATCAACATATCAGTAGTTTTGTTTTCCCTCTGAATCTTATTAGTAATGAGTTGCATTAACAGAATAACGGAGTTGTCTCTGTAGTTCGTCAAGGCGAAAAATGGTTTCGCGACCCTAGTATAATGAAAAGTTCGTTCCCGATGGAGAAGCAgacatacacaaaaaaaattaatcaaataGGCAAAAGTTACTGGATTAAGTagataaaaaacagaaaactaaactaaaaagcAGTGAAAAACAATTAGCTTTACCTACATTTTTATTGCTTGTAATTTTCATTTCTATGGATATAtagcaatgaaaaaatattcaagctGAGGAAACACAAAAAATATCGAACGAAAGAAGATAGTTATTCCATTATTAAGACAGGGgttagaaaaaatgatactcaaTTATCCTTACGCTTTTTTCGCTAGTTCACAAGAGAGCTCATTCGATATTTGCACTAAAAACTTTTTTAAGAACCAGAATGGGTGACCATTGAAAATTAAACCATATGTTTGCAGGTGTTTCATTTCTTCGTATTATTCTCCATACAATTTCTTATCTCTACGTAAAGCGAGAGTGTAAAGCAGCGTACTTTACTACTCTTTCTATTTCCCAAAAACTAGCGTGAACCTCAAGTCGAAAAAACAAAGCAGTTGGTATGTGCAAGACATCGTTTTCTGCTCTTTTTCAGTTTCATTAGAAATGGTtagatcatttttcatttttttcctgcTGAACCATCCCTGTCGATAATCTAACAATGAAATAAAACCATaggaaattttcgttttgtgcTATGGTGTTATGCTGCGCGGCAATTTTCTACTGTTTCATAAATTTAACCCTGCTTCATAATATTGAGAAGCATCTTGCGTTTTACATTTCCGCTTCTATTTTTTCGAGTACATGTCTTCAGTGTCCGCTCCATTTGGCTGGCCAAACCTGTGAAATGGAATAACATCGATGCACTTATTACTTTTTTATCTAAACACTTCTCTATGTTATGTACTGTTGAACAATTTGTCCAAAAAACCTGGAGTTCAAATCGTCGCTATCGTGTACTTACATGTTTATCGTGCTCCCATGGCTGTTGCAATGGTCCATCGTTGTTGCCCATGTCGTTCGGTCCACCCGGCATAAACTGATACTGCAACGACTGCATGAAGTTTATGTTAGGTTGGTTGGGGCCAACGGCACCACTGCTGCCACTTAGTGTGTTGTGGTATTCCATTTGCAACTGTTGTGAATAGTAAAATAAGATGAGCTCAATTTCAATAAGTTGAACAAGGTAAACATACTTGAAAGTGGTCTGGCAGATGCAAATCATCAATAAAGTGCCTGGGTGGAGGGCCCATCCATTGCTGCTGTggaccaccaccaccaccaactGCTAGGTTTTTGTCCACCATCCAGTGAGCATTTCcggtagcagcagcagcggcagctGCTGCAGCAGCGAGAGCGGTAGGATCATTGTCTAATGCACCAATTCCGCCATTGGATCCGTAATTAAACTTCCAGCTAGCTCTTTCGGAACCGATGGCCCGGGCCATTTTACGACCGTCGTCTTGCTGAGGTGGTAATACTCCTCCCGGTGGTCCACCGACAAGACCACCGTTTGCAGTGGGTCCATTGTTATTATTTGGTGAAATTGTTGGTGATCCCCCCAAAGCCATTCCGATGCCGTTTTCAAGATTCATGAGATTTTCTCTGGATTGTAGATGTGCGAGATCAGAAAACCAGTTTGCTCCGCCTGTTGCTCCTGCATTACGATTACTACCAGGTGGACCTGGAGGTCCAGGTCCTGGCCCATGTTGAGAGTTAGCTCGATTGGGGCCGTATGGTGGCATCTGATGACCTCCAGCACCGCCGTTTGGTGGAAGATTTTGATACTTGCCAATTGGACCTGGTGGGTGAAACATGCTGCTGTACTGGTTAGACGATGAAAGTTTACTGCCTGGTGCAGATGGTTGATGATTTTGCGATTGTGGAATCGCCGAAAAAGCAGAAGCCTTTGGGTTTAGGCGGGAAATGGGCGGTAATCCACCGCCTCCTCCACTAGCTCCCAAACCCATGTGACTCTGGTACGAAGATTGTAAAGTATCCGGACCAAAATTCAACATATGTGGGCTTTGAGACTGAAGAGCGTCGAACATAGAAGGAGGTGGCCTGGAACTTCCCACAATCGGAGGTGGGTGTTCTCTAGAATTCACTAGACTGCTGTAATCCGAGGCCATTTGTCCTGAAATAGGACGTATTTGAGACGGGTTAATCAACGGACGCTGGACTGCTAGACCACTGGGAGGAGGCTGCGATTGTTGTTGAGGTGGTTTGATGACGTTGTGCTCATTTGGTGACGAGAATGATGCAGCCTGAGATGTCTGGTGATGTCCTAGTAATCCAGGTGTTGGTTGAGACAGAGGACCGATCGGAGCGTTGCCGGAGTTGGTACTAGTTGGTGGGCAACTTGACAGCAAATGCGAGTGCTGCTGCTGGGATAAAGTCGAACTGGATGGAGGTGTGCCAGAATTGCTCGATGTTTTGGAACTAACCGGAGAAGATACGCTAGTACCGCGATATCCTGGGGCTTTGGATGCGTCGACCTTGTTAGGATAAAAAGGCAGGCTTTAGTGCAATTGTAATCTGGATATAGCTGACATAATCAATGTGTAACCGTATTAAGCCAattataaatattaaaaatgattaagaatatttatttttcctaaTGGGTTTCGTTAACACTTCAACGATCATCTCAAGCTGGTTAGTTAGGAAAAATCCTTAATGTACATTTTGGAATACCGTGTGGTACCCCCGTTCACCGCTCGACCTCCATTCACCGCTCACTTTTCACTTCAAAAGGTGTTAGGAGGAGAAATGTAATATCGTAATATATTATACTACGTTCTTTGCATCAATCGATCGTGTGGAATGTCTGTTGCAAATCACGTGTCTAAATATAGCGGTATTTATCTTCAAAGAagcgaacaaaaataaaattgctaACAAGTCTTGACGAAATGTTAAATTTCGTTATTGTTCACATTGCCGACAAAAATTATGCGTGtgtaattaaccctctagtgcccaaattagttttatgacggacttcgaaaaaatcactttggaGCTTTATAAacctttttaaagtttttttttgaagcatTTTAAAGGTttcactgaagaccgtctaaagacggcactgggcactagggGGTTAAGAGTTTTGGCTACGAATTATTGTTGattttttattgcaaatttGTGCAAATCAATAATTCAGGTAATTATTATTTAATCTATGCTAATAATATGGGTTTCAAGTCGGCTGACAGCGAGAAAGgagctaaactaaactaaaattgcAAGAACTTAGATTTCAACTTATTAACAAAGAATTCACCGCTAAGTTATTTGGTCGgtattttttggtgaaaaataaataatttatccgTGCGATAACCGAAATTGCTAGTGAAAACATAACCTCCTGACTtttttttatgtgaaattgAAGTTAATTTCGCTCTTAAGTGAACGGAAAACGGGCACCATACGGTATAAATTTCATTAGATTCTAAATGTACACCCGTATTGGAGATATAACAAGGGGTTAACAAGAAGCATgaatgatgaaaaataaatttatcttCTGAGtcaattatgaaaaattttcacaaatctagttttttttttggtttgattGCAACGTGTTCCAGTGTCTAAAACCACCATTAGTTTAAATATAATCCTACCTGCAATGGAGATTCGTTCTCGATGAAGGAAGACGCACCACTGTGCGGATGACTGTAGATAACTTTGCTTGCTCCTCCCGCGGCGCTATCTAGAACGCCAATGGTACCACCTACTACGGCAGACCCAAGCACACTACCCCCATGATGACCACCATGTTGAGAATGGTGACCATGATGGTGCTGTTGGTgttgatgctgctgctgttggctGTGGTGATGCAAgtgttgatgatgatgacttaCTCCGGTTACACTACCTGTTCCTCCGCCAGTATTAGATCCCCATTGACTGCTACCGTACGAGTCATTGAATAGGGAATACTCATGCGCCTGCGCGTTAGCGTGCAGATTATTGTTGATTTTTGATTGAAGCTGAGCGATTGCTGAGCTCGTAGTGGATGTTAAAGAAGAAGATGTTGCGGAACAAGAGGAAGAAGCCATCGCGGATAGTCCACTTCCAATCGGACCAGCCGTTGGTATACCACTACCGATGGCCGATACGGCCGATGCGATGACCGAGGATGTAGTAGAATCCAAATGTGAAGATTGCGATACAGATGTTTGCAATAGTGGCGAAGGAGTGATGCTTGTACGGGTCGCAGTTGGCGGTTGTCCAATCGGGGTAATTGACCGCCCCGAACCAGATCCTACTGGAGCAATTGGTGCATTACTTATCGACGTTGGAAGTGGATTAGTATCAACAATAATGAGGCCAGGACCGGTAGATGCCACTGGCGGAATAAATGTAGGCATTTTAACTGAGGCCTGTATCGGAGCTGGATGTGTAGACGCAACAATTGGAATCGATGAACTAGCAATTGTCATTGCACTGTTGTTAGATTGCGAAAGGAAGGTAGACGTGGCAATTGATGCACTGGCATTGCTGTTGATTAAATTACTCTGACTGTTAGAGTTATTAGACATTGTAGAATTCCCAAACGGAGCCGGTAATCCTTTTGCTGGTGATTGTAATATTTGCACTGACTGGCGTGCCGTAGTCGGTGCACTAGCCGTAACTATTGAGGACGACGTGCTGCTCGATGAACTACCACTGGAAAGAGACATGTTGGAGGCAGTGGCCTGGTTGTTGTTTGATGATTTCTTCTGGGTTTGCATTGCAGTAGAACCAGTGGATATTCCAGCACTATCTGCAACAAGTTTCGCGAAAGTTCCACTACTGCTAGCTGCGACATTGCTGTTATTGGCAGAGgcatttttcattgaatgcttCAGTGACTGTACCATACTGGTGTAGGCATTCTTTAGTACGAAATTGTTAGTCGATGTGGCACCAAGGCGTTTGCCACCATCCTTTGTAAGTTGTAAAGGGGCGTTGTTGTTCGAGGATATTACACGCGAGGTTTGTGAAACATTGTTGTTACCCGAGCCAGAGAAGAGATTTTTCGCTACTGTTGGCCGAACTGACATGCCTGATGTAGAGACATTCTTACTGGTAGCAGCAGCAAGTGCTGCAGATGCTGTAACTGGTTTATTTTGATTAGAGGCAACGAACACGTTTTTACCCTTAGACACTCCAGTAGAGGAGCTACTCATTAGAgaattggtatttccggaagcGATCATAGCGGATAGCGTTGGAGCTGTGGTTGAAGCGCTCGAACTCGTAGGGAGGGTAGCTTGTTGTGTAGGTGCAGGAGATGCACATGAGCCACTTTTGGCAGTGTTGTGTTTAGGAAGCATTTGAAGAATATCAACATCTGGATCTTTAATCAACGTAGCTATCAGAGAGTGTGCCTGCTTAGTAGCTTCGAGTGAACCCTTGATAGTGATCGATCGATCACCTTGAACTTTTCCTTGTTTCTCGACTTCGATATGGGCACCAGTGGCAGCTCGAATTGCATTGATGTTACTTCCTGCTCGACCAATGACTCGAGAAATTGCATGAACTGGAACCTGAACCTTTTTACACTCCATCGGAGTGGCTTGACTCTGCTGTACAGAGCTCTTCCGAACTACTTCTTTCCAACCTTCTTCGCGCTTGGCGGCAGTGGTGCTATTTTGTATTATTGCCGCCGCATTCCCAACGCCTTGATTTGCGGTTGAAGTTTGCTTCGTTGGACTCGTAGATTTCTGCAGTTGATGCTCTTCGTTATGATAGAACAAGGTTTTATTGTTGGCGTGAATCTTCTTTTGTTGATTGGCAGCGATGCTGCTACTGTTGTAGAAGGTAGTAGATTCACTTCCATCATGATCAGAACTTTCCTTATCCGCGGTATGCCGGTTTGATCCGAACACAATAATGGATTTCCGATTACCttgctgctgatggtgactGCTGTTGGTGTGGTGAGGCGGTTGTGGTGGCGGTAATGGATGATGATCTCGTTTTGTATCTAGCTTATGAGTACTTTCCTTCGGAGctacattttctttttcgacgGTTTTCTCCCGCTGTTTGTTATCATAGGTGTCACGTTTGTTATCACTCGTGTGCTGCGGGGGTTGACGACGCTGTTGACCTGTAACAGATTTCTCTTTTTGCTGATGGTGTTTATCCTGAACCACAGAACTGTTGCTGGCCGTCGTTGTTGTGCTATCCGGGCTGTGACTTTGCCGAGTTTGAACTGGAAACTGggattgttgctgttgttgttgctgctgttgctgctgctgttgttgttgttgttgcttagCATGAGCAACCTTGGTGGTAATAGCAGAACTGGCCCGAGATTGTTggtgctgttgctgctgttgttgtttgcgttttttattgttttttctttgctgttcaAGCAAACTGGCGGATTTTACATCGGAGCTTGAACATGAACCTTGGCTGTTAGCATCGATGCCAGAATCGCCTTCCTCTTTCTCGCCAGCAACTGTTGAGCTGACATTATTACCTGTGGCAGTTGAAGACGATGATGAACTAGGAAGATCGCGAGGCTGTTGCACTCTACTGTTTCCTACAGACCGGTTTCCGACAATAGTATGCACTGGAACATTAACAATTTCGTCATCATCATGATCAGTGTCATTATCGTCGTCCCCATCATCCTCGTCATCACTGTTACCACCTTTACCATCGCCCTCGACTAGTTTACGTTGTTGTTCTCGTTTTTCTGCTTTTCTACGTTTTTTGCGCTCACGACGTTTGGCGGCTGCTGCCTTGCGGCTTTCCTCTCTACTTCGCTCTAGGTCAAGTTCTTGTAACAATATGGACGCATTAATGTTCGCCTTGGTTGCCTGCTGATCCTTGGCAGCACGTATAACTTTGACACAATCGTGACACTTTTCCAGCAATTCCTTGTCGCTGATTGTGTTGATGTAGCGCGTCATTTCTTGATCCGATGGAAATTGGGTCACATGATTTACCATCCATTTAACCACTTTAGTATGACCTTTACGAAAAGCGGCCATCAAACAGGAAACCTTGCGATTATCCTGCGAATCGATATCGGCTCCAGAATTGCAAAGCAACTCAACAACGGCCAAGTGACCTCCGTTTGCAGCTAGCCAAAGCGGTGAATTTCCCTTTTTGTTCTTCACTTCAACAGCCGCTCCGCGGGATAGGAGCAAGTCGACAAACTTCAAATGACCCTTATCGGCGGCTATGGTCAAAGCCGTATCTCGTGAGGAAGGAACTGGAGCGGCGTTAACATCGGCGCCCTTATCTAGTAAGACACGGCCGACTTCAATGTACCCACCGGATGCAGCTTCCATAAGGGGTGTCAGTCCGGTTTTTGCTCTGTGCTCGACATTAGCTTTACGATCCAACAGAAGACTAACCACCTCATGGCGTCCTTGGAAGCATGCCAGCGTTAACGCAGTATTCCGGTTTGTTTCGATCTGTGCATTAATATCAGAACCCATGTCCAGTAATAATTTCACCGCGGCAGTATGTCCATTCATCGCTGCCAACATAAGAGGACTGATTCCAAGTTTGCTACCGGTACGCGAATTTATTTCAGCTCCGTGACTAAGCAACAGTTTAATAATATTTACATAACCACCGCTGGCAGCCAAGCTTAGGGGAGTGTAGTCTGACACGTTTCGATGTTCTCGGTTGGCATTCATGTTTAGAAGCAGTTCTACCACTTCGTATCGCCCACCGGAACAAGCCAACGAAAGAGGTGTATCTTTGGTTCGCTCGGATTGAGCTTCCATTTCCGCACCATGGCGAAGCAGAGTTTCTACGACCTTTTCATGACCAGCAGTGGCTGCCAAAATGAGTGGAGTGAACCCCTTTTTGTCTTTGTGCTCGATGTTGGCTCCCCGGCTGATGAGCAGTTCTACTAGTTCTTCATGGCCACCTGCACAGGCTAATGTTAGGGCAGTATCATGATTCGAATCAGTTTCAGAATCCACATCGATTTGACGTTCTTGGACGACATTGGCGGGAACGGCAGGTGGATATTGCATTGGCGCTGGTGCTGGACTGGCTTCAAATTGGTAACCTCCAGCAGCTGCACTTTGCTGGCCTGCTGGAGCCTGGCGTATTCCAGCTAATCGATTCTTCTCTTTACGagatttttcagttttcttcGAATTTGATTTGCCTCCAGCTGTAGAAGTGGCTGAATCCACTGTATGTGGACTTTGCTGCCGTGGAATTAACAGCCCACCCGTCTGTGGCTGCTGGGTCTGGGTAGCAACCTGCACTTGCGCATGCTGTGTGCAATGGGCTGCCTGGGCCTGGGCATGCAATTGCTGAAGCTGTTGAGCTGATTGTGCCTGTTGTTGCTGAGCCAAAATCACAGAACTGGGATGTACGATACTTGTTGACTGgaactgttgctgctgctgttgctgttgttgttgctgagCGACAGCAGCTGCTGCGGCAGCAGCTGCAGCTTGATGTTGTAATTGTGCTTGTTGCAGAGCAGCTGCTTGCTGAAGAGTAACATTGCACTGTCCGCCGATTGCGTGTTGATCGAGCTGTTCTTGTGTAATTTGCaactgttgctgttgttgttgttgagctGTCGGCAGTTGGAAAAGCAAGTGTACCTGCGAGGCTTTGTCAGCATCGACATTAAACACGAACTTGGGTTGCTGACTGTCGGTGCTATTTACGCTTCCCGTTGCACCTGGTGCTGTAGGGTGATGAAGTACAGTTGCCCCTGAGGCGGTAGTGGTTGCCTGTTGGAAGGAAGTTTTAGAAACATCTGTATGAAATGTAGTTTATACTACAAATACCTGTAGCTGACTGAGTAACTGCAGTTGATCGAGCGATATTTGCTGGTTTGGATCAAAAGCCATTAGTTGACCGGTAGCAGCCGCTTGGCCCGAGGTACCTGTTTGGCGGAAACCACATTGCTCTTCACCAGTCTCGGCCAAGCTGACATTATTGGCTTCTTCTTCGATAGGCGATGATGTACCGGAAGTGGTCAGCTGACTTTGATTACCAGCCCAGCGCGTCTTGCAGAACGAATTCATTCCGATTAAATTCGCATACGCGTCGATGTCCTGGCAGCTAAGATTTGCTGCCATTTCCTGTGTTATAATTTAATTATAAATATGTATGTTTCATCAATTCCGTCACGTATGATTTGCAGCAAATTTATTACCTGCAAAGCCACCGGTATATCGGTACAACCGTTCAACGCGTGAATAACTTCGTCGATGCATTCAACCCATTCGTAGTTGTAGATAGTTTCCCGTGAATCGTCGGTGGCTACCACTGAGCCATCCTCCGGGTTGAAAGTTTCAAGGGACTCATCCAGTGATGGATATATCCCACCTACGCACTCGGACATTGTTTCGTTTTCCGAATCGTCTATATTGAACATCTGAAGATGCTCGTCTCCATCTTCCACGTACTGATGGGGTCCATCATTATCGCTGAGTTTGATTTGCTACAGATATAATAGGATCATGAgctatatttttagtttttatcaaATGATATTAGACTTACATTACTACCAGCCTTGTGCTGGATGATATTGGAAACGTGCTGATGTACCTGGACAAATTCCGGAGTTGGTAGAAGGTCGGAACGAAAATCGTGCATTACCTCACAAAAAATTCGGGACAAATCTGCTAGCTCAGCATCTGAAAAGTGAAATTTGCAGTGATGTACTGGAGCTGCAAGCTCAAATCGCTTACTATTGG
It includes:
- the LOC129718864 gene encoding ankyrin repeat and KH domain-containing protein mask isoform X6, which produces MDESDSCDNDGDENDDSEDDDEDDDDIHSTVVTGKFLLENDNDIDQDSGGGGGSVSGGGGTGGNGPHDKKARLEALLEAADEAAQALTRMRSSEGGGSPRDKKNALRNFSLLSRSLLAACTDNDVNTVRRLLGEGNSLNEATDDGDSLLSLACSAGYYELAQVLLAMSAQVEDRGQKNDCTPLMEAASAGHVEIIGLLLKHGADVNAQSSTGNTPLMYACAGGHEEAVKVLLDHGANVEDHNENGHTPLMEAASAGHVGVAKILLERGAGINTHSNEFKESALTLACYKGHLDMVRYLLEAGADQEHKTDEMHTALMEASMDGHVEVARLLLDSGAQVNMPTDSFESPLTLAACGGHVDLAMLLIERGANIEEVNDEGYTPLMEAAREGHEEMVALLLQQGANINAQTEETQETALTLACCGGFVEVADYLIKAGADIELGASTPLMEAAQEGHIDLVRFLLEHGADVHAQTQTGDTALTYACENGHTEVADILLYYRAELEHESEGGRTPLMKACRAGHWCIVKFLIEKGADVNRHTTNNDHTPLSLACAGGHSNIVELLLKNGADPFHKLKDNSTMLIEAAKGGHIGVVQLLLDFPHSLISANTAAQQNLLNNGQIQLQQAQQQLQQQQQLIITQNQQQQLLAAPPGLVPVPESIRVSNKQMFQQHPTMENLDQQQQQQQQQQQHLLTTNKMLANHNVFLDGHIASADPSILAQMRLIQMQGFKDGLAHGLSRAPGQQQQQAILSQQIPSHLATSQQQQIILQGTNNTTVVQQQQQVAAGPGGIKQRSLLRQKIAPAQATATGITTSQSQHLAFDTNLTSSEAQQVRSEPIGEDNGSSVSSSGATLQQRAGVVMRSDYEMQYTKQMREMYQKSQKANIQFICDSNGPPPTLLPSTGTYIDITTPAQGEKSSDSGLEIATSLPATLQHQQASLHFAANTNTATSGSANTSSGSVTHLTGPSEVSQSTAISDRPKVKPVSKKDAKNNRKSAAAAAAAAAQQQQITGQQQQQPLWPSTTTNVLKQNPMVSIYNNLSVIPTSEQNVQVLQQSLSNLSLQSPATSVAGGSGTGSAQISVSQSSSQQQPAASGNRTNFGVVTKTPTTSASATILSSNNMVPTSNLSVITSAVAAPAASGTITSVPANVIQTTNNLISQLDQQTLELSNSTLTTTPSATSAGVISATNSQSGVSSVGTGSFSSSSASGASCSSSSSSSGNSSTTATTSSNNSAGVASGGISVSGAGLGGGGSSSAHSSEHENQLNQLALNTLCNQKMLQKIAQRFMVDPPKSPPDTPPLSCSNADGPSSPPPSGKGLANNAELADLSRIFCEVMHDFRSDLLPTPEFVQVHQHVSNIIQHKAGSNQIKLSDNDGPHQYVEDGDEHLQMFNIDDSENETMSECVGGIYPSLDESLETFNPEDGSVVATDDSRETIYNYEWVECIDEVIHALNGCTDIPVALQEMAANLSCQDIDAYANLIGMNSFCKTRWAGNQSQLTTSGTSSPIEEEANNVSLAETGEEQCGFRQTGTSGQAAATGQLMAFDPNQQISLDQLQLLSQLQATTTASGATVLHHPTAPGATGSVNSTDSQQPKFVFNVDADKASQVHLLFQLPTAQQQQQQQLQITQEQLDQHAIGGQCNVTLQQAAALQQAQLQHQAAAAAAAAAVAQQQQQQQQQQQFQSTSIVHPSSVILAQQQQAQSAQQLQQLHAQAQAAHCTQHAQVQVATQTQQPQTGGLLIPRQQSPHTVDSATSTAGGKSNSKKTEKSRKEKNRLAGIRQAPAGQQSAAAGGYQFEASPAPAPMQYPPAVPANVVQERQIDVDSETDSNHDTALTLACAGGHEELVELLISRGANIEHKDKKGFTPLILAATAGHEKVVETLLRHGAEMEAQSERTKDTPLSLACSGGRYEVVELLLNMNANREHRNVSDYTPLSLAASGGYVNIIKLLLSHGAEINSRTGSKLGISPLMLAAMNGHTAAVKLLLDMGSDINAQIETNRNTALTLACFQGRHEVVSLLLDRKANVEHRAKTGLTPLMEAASGGYIEVGRVLLDKGADVNAAPVPSSRDTALTIAADKGHLKFVDLLLSRGAAVEVKNKKGNSPLWLAANGGHLAVVELLCNSGADIDSQDNRKVSCLMAAFRKGHTKVVKWMVNHVTQFPSDQEMTRYINTISDKELLEKCHDCVKVIRAAKDQQATKANINASILLQELDLERSREESRKAAAAKRRERKKRRKAEKREQQRKLVEGDGKGGNSDDEDDGDDDNDTDHDDDEIVNVPVHTIVGNRSVGNSRVQQPRDLPSSSSSSTATGNNVSSTVAGEKEEGDSGIDANSQGSCSSSDVKSASLLEQQRKNNKKRKQQQQQQHQQSRASSAITTKVAHAKQQQQQQQQQQQQQQQQQSQFPVQTRQSHSPDSTTTTASNSSVVQDKHHQQKEKSVTGQQRRQPPQHTSDNKRDTYDNKQREKTVEKENVAPKESTHKLDTKRDHHPLPPPQPPHHTNSSHHQQQGNRKSIIVFGSNRHTADKESSDHDGSESTTFYNSSSIAANQQKKIHANNKTLFYHNEEHQLQKSTSPTKQTSTANQGVGNAAAIIQNSTTAAKREEGWKEVVRKSSVQQSQATPMECKKVQVPVHAISRVIGRAGSNINAIRAATGAHIEVEKQGKVQGDRSITIKGSLEATKQAHSLIATLIKDPDVDILQMLPKHNTAKSGSCASPAPTQQATLPTSSSASTTAPTLSAMIASGNTNSLMSSSSTGVSKGKNVFVASNQNKPVTASAALAAATSKNVSTSGMSVRPTVAKNLFSGSGNNNVSQTSRVISSNNNAPLQLTKDGGKRLGATSTNNFVLKNAYTSMVQSLKHSMKNASANNSNVAASSSGTFAKLVADSAGISTGSTAMQTQKKSSNNNQATASNMSLSSGSSSSSTSSSIVTASAPTTARQSVQILQSPAKGLPAPFGNSTMSNNSNSQSNLINSNASASIATSTFLSQSNNSAMTIASSSIPIVASTHPAPIQASVKMPTFIPPVASTGPGLIIVDTNPLPTSISNAPIAPVGSGSGRSITPIGQPPTATRTSITPSPLLQTSVSQSSHLDSTTSSVIASAVSAIGSGIPTAGPIGSGLSAMASSSCSATSSSLTSTTSSAIAQLQSKINNNLHANAQAHEYSLFNDSYGSSQWGSNTGGGTGSVTGVSHHHQHLHHHSQQQQHQHQQHHHGHHSQHGGHHGGSVLGSAVVGGTIGVLDSAAGGASKVIYSHPHSGASSFIENESPLQVDASKAPGYRGTSVSSPVSSKTSSNSGTPPSSSTLSQQQHSHLLSSCPPTSTNSGNAPIGPLSQPTPGLLGHHQTSQAASFSSPNEHNVIKPPQQQSQPPPSGLAVQRPLINPSQIRPISGQMASDYSSLVNSREHPPPIVGSSRPPPSMFDALQSQSPHMLNFGPDTLQSSYQSHMGLGASGGGGGLPPISRLNPKASAFSAIPQSQNHQPSAPGSKLSSSNQYSSMFHPPGPIGKYQNLPPNGGAGGHQMPPYGPNRANSQHGPGPGPPGPPGSNRNAGATGGANWFSDLAHLQSRENLMNLENGIGMALGGSPTISPNNNNGPTANGGLVGGPPGGVLPPQQDDGRKMARAIGSERASWKFNYGSNGGIGALDNDPTALAAAAAAAAAATGNAHWMVDKNLAVGGGGGPQQQWMGPPPRHFIDDLHLPDHFQLQMEYHNTLSGSSGAVGPNQPNINFMQSLQYQFMPGGPNDMGNNDGPLQQPWEHDKHVWPAKWSGH